A stretch of the Hippocampus zosterae strain Florida chromosome 16, ASM2543408v3, whole genome shotgun sequence genome encodes the following:
- the LOC127588016 gene encoding vacuolar protein sorting-associated protein 26C-like — protein MSVTLDIRLKRANKVYHEGESVAGIIVLSCKEAMQHHGISLSMEGLVNLQLSSKSVGVFEAFYNSVKPISLISCNVEVAKAGKIPGGKTEIPFELPLNAKGNKALYETYHGVFINIQYTLRCDLKRSLLAKDLSRTCEFIVHCQPQKVNVGANPVNFTITPDTLQNLRERSLLPRFFIRGHLDNTTCAVSRPLTGEVVVESSDVAVKSIELQLIRVETCGCAEGYARDATEIQNIQIGEGDVCRGLPVPIYMVFPRLFTCPTLETTNFKVEFEVNVVIVLHDDHLISENFPLKLCRV, from the exons ATGAGCGTCACGTTGGACATACGACTAAAAAGGGCCAACAAAGTTTATCATGAGGGT GAGTCTGTGGCCGGCATTATCGTGCTGTCATGCAAGGAGGCGATGCAGCATCATGGAATCTCCCTGAGCATGGAGGGCCTGGTCAACCTGCAGCTGAGCTCCAAGAGCGTGGGTGTCTTTGAGGCCTTCTACAACTCAGTCAAG CCCATCTCGCTGATCAGCTGCAACGTTGAGGTGGCCAAGGCCGGCAAGATCCCAGGAGGCAAGACCGAGATCCCTTTCGAGTTACCCCTCAATGCCAAAGGCAACAAAGCTCTGTACGAGACCTACCACGGGGTCTTCATCAACATCCAG TACACTCTCCGCTGTGACTTGAAGCGCTCCCTGCTGGCCAAAGACCTCAGCAGGACCTGCGAGTTCATCGTGCACTGTCAG CCCCAGAAAGTAAACGTCGGCGCCAACCCGGTCAACTTCACCATCACCCCAGACACCCTGCAGAACCTCCGCGAG CGGAGTTTGCTGCCGAGGTTTTTCATCCGAGGCCACCTGGACAACACCACCTGCGCCGTAAGCCGCCCGCTGACcggcgaggtggtggtggagagTTCCGACGTTGCCGTCAAGAGCATCGAGCTCCAGCTGATTCGAGTGGAGACCTGCG GCTGCGCCGAAGGCTACGCCCGAGACGCCACCGAGATCCAGAACATCCAGATCGGCGAGGGCGACGTGTGCCGCGGGCTGCCCGTTCCCATCTACATGGTGTTCCCCAGGCTCTTCACCTGTCCCACCCTGGAGACCACCAACTTCAAAGTGG AGTTTGAAGTCAACGTCGTCATCGTGCTCCACGACGACCACCTGATCAGCGAGAACTTCCCTCTGAAGCTGTGCAGGGTCTAG